DNA sequence from the Methanolobus sp. ZRKC5 genome:
ACATAATTGAAAATGCTAAAAAGCCCATCAATGGCTCAAAGAATTAAGCAGACATGAAAGACTCACTTTATGCAATAGACAGAGGGAACTATCCTCTCCCATCCTACATTGCTCGCTGCGCCCAGCTTGCAATGTGCCTGGAAGTTTCCGCCTCCCCAAAACCGGGGAATATTGACAGGCATAATGACTATGAGGATACACGCTACGAGCATTTCCTGGCATCAGCCACCGGTATTTATCCAGTCATAGAGGAAGTTTCATCAGAGACAAAGGGTATTGGCAGGTTTATCAGGAATGCTGTTACCGAGAGTGCAAGATGGCAAAGAGGCGGAAATACTCATTTTGGAGCATTTATACTGCTAATGCCCCTTGCAATGGCTGCCGGAGAGATACTTCAGGAGGATGAACCTTTTACCATCCAACAGTTGGTGGAATGCGCATACAGAATCGTAAAGAATACGGACACATCAGATTCTGTTAACTTTTATAGCTGTTTTGAAGCGGCAGCCGTAAAGGTAAATCCTGCAGATGAGTTCGATCTTCAGAATCAGGAAGCTATTGATGAGCTAAACGAAAAGGACATGAGTCTCTACAAACTAATGGATATTGCCAGGGGATACGACCTGATAGCAAACGAGTGGGTCACTGGTTTTAAAAGATGTGCTAATTGTGCTGAAATAATAATTGATGGTATGAACGGTAACCTTAATCCAAAGGTTAAAACTG
Encoded proteins:
- a CDS encoding triphosphoribosyl-dephospho-CoA synthase produces the protein MKDSLYAIDRGNYPLPSYIARCAQLAMCLEVSASPKPGNIDRHNDYEDTRYEHFLASATGIYPVIEEVSSETKGIGRFIRNAVTESARWQRGGNTHFGAFILLMPLAMAAGEILQEDEPFTIQQLVECAYRIVKNTDTSDSVNFYSCFEAAAVKVNPADEFDLQNQEAIDELNEKDMSLYKLMDIARGYDLIANEWVTGFKRCANCAEIIIDGMNGNLNPKVKTDINDVTVYAFLKTLAENEDTFISTKYDDETATYVSGQAKLIFGEIYKTNEDFNTILPLIKKLDEELLERKINPGSTADIVIAGLFISLLAGVRF